The DNA segment TCCAGATTATGCTTCCAACTCGAGGCACTCATCTGCTCAAATGCACAGGACTTATGAATACCCGCATTATTAATTAAGATATCGACACGACCCCAACTTTTTACCACATCATCAACCATTGAGTTAATATCATCGATGCTGGTGACATCCAATGTAAAAGACTTGAACTCACCTCCTAACGCCGTTATCGCTGCACCGCAAGCTTGCAGGCCTGAATCAGGCTCTAGGTTTGTCATGCTGGAGCTAACATCCTTTGTTTGAGTCGTTTCATTATCAACCAAAACGACTCGTGCTCCTCGCTCAGCTAAGGCAATCGCATAGGCTCTACCAAGACCCGATGCTGCGCCCGTAACTATTGCGACTTGTCCCTCAAAACGCATAGTTTCGACCCCTAAACAGATTTGTCTATCACAAATGTAGACGTTGACTGCTAAGAAAGCAGTTTCATTTCTAAAGCGACAATTACAACTTCTCATCTTGCTCCCGCTTTAGAGATATAATATTGCATACACTCCTGCCTAACAGATGTGCGCTAGTTCAAAGTTCTTCAATCAGTCAAAGTGAAAAATAATAATGCTTAACAAAGTGTTAAGCCGACCACTTTTGATGATATAAAATCCACTTTTTAGAAGTTGTTAAATTTGCTATGCTATGCCAACTTTTTTTACCTTTATGTCAGCTTTCTTTGACGTAAACCTCTGTAAGTAAATATAAACCATGAATCCTTGGATACTTGCCATCCGCCCTCGCACCTTGCCTGCGGCGATTGGACCACTGCTGGTTGGTAACGTACTCGCACTGCAACTGGAACAGTTCAGCTTTTTCATTGCTGTTATTTCAATGCTCTGCGCCCTGCTACTGCAAATTGCCGTAAACCTAGCCAATGACTATTTCGACTTTAAAAGTGGTGTCGATACCGAAGAGCGCTTAGGGCCTGTTCGTGTCACCCAAAGTGGCATGCTTAGCCCAATGGCTGTGCGTAACGCAATGATTTTGTGCCTAGTGTTGGCACTTATCGTTGGTTCTTTGCTTATCTACCACGGTGGCCTACCGATCGCCTTTTTAGCGGTGGCAGCGATTCTTGGCGCCTTAGGCTATAGCGGCGGTCCTTACCCACTGGCCTCTCATGGTTTAGGTGAAGTTGCCGCATTTGTATTTTTTGGTCTTGTGGCTGTTGTCGGAAGTTACTTTCTGCAAGCGGGTGAAACTGCAACTAGCGCATGGCTACTTGGCAGCGCCATCGGCTTTTTAAATGCAGCGATTATGCTAGTGAATAACACCCGAGATATGGAAACCGATATTAAGGCAGGTAAAAAGACCTTAGCGGTTCGTATGGGTCTTGCACAATCGCGTATTTTCTATCAAAGCTTTCTCTATCTGCC comes from the Shewanella halifaxensis HAW-EB4 genome and includes:
- a CDS encoding 1,4-dihydroxy-2-naphthoate polyprenyltransferase, yielding MNPWILAIRPRTLPAAIGPLLVGNVLALQLEQFSFFIAVISMLCALLLQIAVNLANDYFDFKSGVDTEERLGPVRVTQSGMLSPMAVRNAMILCLVLALIVGSLLIYHGGLPIAFLAVAAILGALGYSGGPYPLASHGLGEVAAFVFFGLVAVVGSYFLQAGETATSAWLLGSAIGFLNAAIMLVNNTRDMETDIKAGKKTLAVRMGLAQSRIFYQSFLYLPFAIIFAGFLMGALPGLPVLLAGLAFVMARSLSNDFNEVTGAALNPLLGRTAKLTMIFSALFSIGLLGDIYLFVT